In Sphingomonas sp. R1, a single genomic region encodes these proteins:
- a CDS encoding FAD-dependent oxidoreductase: MKADRRRVLGLGAGAVAIAGGGLAAALDHGPLLPPGGLGGADLARGHRLRDGGFPPPSRFEEADLVIAGGGIAGLSAGWRLHDAGFTRFRLLELEDAVGGNARGGRNAVSAYPLGAHYLPVPNREAKAVRHLLRQLGILVGERDGVPVYDPEQLCADLQERLFWQGRWQEGLVPRTGLSPQDRADLAAFEKTMAAYSARIGSDGKPAFAVPRAYSSSDPDLIALDGLDFASWLDRQGWHSPVLRAHVRYAMRDDYGTEPHEVSAWAGVHYFAGRRGWTVDGAGDNELTWPEGNARLARRVAGFFADHIARGHIVHQVAQEGETVLVDSFDVAAGATVRTRARASILAMPHFVAARVCPAVMADKTFTYAPWLIANVTVDRLPGGRGVPLAWDNVSSTSESLGYVVATHQVPDAHPVATVLTWYLPLSNMPPPVARRLLLERPADEWKQMVRDDLLAIHPELDDAIRRIDLWRWGHAMIRPTPGFLGRGAAVMPKPPLFLAHSDLSGLSLFEEAHYQGVSAAEGAMALLGHSYESLL, encoded by the coding sequence ATGAAGGCTGACAGGCGGAGGGTGCTGGGGCTGGGGGCAGGGGCGGTCGCGATCGCCGGCGGTGGTTTGGCGGCGGCGCTGGACCATGGGCCTCTGCTGCCGCCGGGCGGGCTGGGCGGTGCCGATCTCGCGCGCGGGCATCGCCTGCGCGACGGCGGCTTCCCGCCACCCAGCCGCTTCGAGGAGGCCGATTTGGTTATCGCCGGTGGCGGCATCGCGGGCCTGTCTGCCGGCTGGCGGCTGCACGATGCCGGCTTCACCCGCTTTCGCCTGCTCGAGCTGGAGGATGCGGTGGGCGGCAACGCCCGGGGCGGCCGCAATGCGGTCTCCGCCTATCCGCTGGGGGCGCATTATCTGCCGGTGCCCAATCGCGAGGCCAAGGCGGTGCGGCATCTGCTCCGCCAGCTTGGCATCCTGGTCGGCGAGCGCGACGGCGTGCCGGTCTATGATCCCGAGCAGCTTTGCGCCGATCTGCAGGAACGGCTGTTCTGGCAGGGGCGCTGGCAGGAGGGGCTGGTGCCACGCACCGGCCTGAGCCCCCAGGACCGCGCCGACCTCGCTGCGTTCGAGAAGACGATGGCCGCTTATTCCGCGCGGATTGGCAGCGACGGCAAGCCGGCCTTCGCGGTGCCGCGGGCCTATAGCTCGAGCGACCCCGACCTGATCGCCCTGGACGGACTCGATTTCGCCAGCTGGCTTGACCGGCAGGGCTGGCATTCGCCGGTGCTGCGCGCCCATGTCCGGTACGCGATGCGCGACGATTACGGCACCGAGCCGCACGAAGTCTCGGCCTGGGCAGGCGTGCACTATTTTGCCGGGCGGCGCGGCTGGACCGTGGACGGCGCCGGCGACAACGAGCTCACCTGGCCCGAGGGCAATGCCCGGCTAGCGCGTAGGGTGGCGGGCTTCTTTGCCGACCACATCGCCCGCGGTCATATCGTTCACCAGGTCGCGCAGGAAGGAGAGACGGTGCTGGTCGACAGCTTCGACGTTGCCGCCGGCGCGACGGTGCGGACCCGCGCCCGCGCCTCGATCCTCGCCATGCCGCACTTCGTCGCCGCGCGGGTCTGCCCGGCAGTGATGGCAGACAAGACCTTCACCTACGCGCCCTGGCTGATCGCGAACGTCACCGTGGATCGCCTGCCGGGCGGCCGCGGGGTGCCGCTCGCCTGGGACAATGTGTCTAGCACCAGCGAGTCCCTCGGCTATGTCGTCGCGACGCACCAGGTGCCGGATGCGCATCCCGTGGCGACCGTGCTCACCTGGTACCTGCCGCTGTCGAACATGCCGCCGCCCGTGGCGCGACGCCTGCTGCTCGAACGTCCTGCCGACGAATGGAAACAGATGGTTCGCGACGACCTGCTCGCCATACACCCGGAGCTCGACGATGCGATCCGGCGCATCGATCTATGGCGCTGGGGACACGCGATGATCCGGCCGACCCCGGGCTTTCTGGGGCGTGGCGCTGCCGTCATGCCGAAGCCGCCGCTGTTCCTCGCCCATTCGGACCTGAGCGGCCTCTCGCTGTTCGAGGAAGCGCATTATCAGGGCGTCTCCGCAGCGGAGGGGGCGATGGCGCTGTTGGGGCATTCCTATGAGAGCCTGCTGTGA
- the speD gene encoding adenosylmethionine decarboxylase has product MIGHHLIADLTNATRLADTAHIEACLVAAAAAAGAMLLETRLHSFGVGQGVTGVALLAESHISIHTWPEYGTACVDIFLCAATHDLQAGLDAIVLRLEAKVERCTVMERTFQR; this is encoded by the coding sequence GTGATCGGGCATCACCTGATCGCCGATCTGACGAACGCGACGCGGCTCGCGGATACCGCCCATATCGAAGCGTGTCTGGTGGCAGCGGCGGCGGCGGCGGGGGCGATGCTGCTCGAAACGCGTCTGCACAGCTTCGGTGTCGGGCAGGGCGTCACGGGCGTGGCTCTGCTGGCCGAATCGCACATCTCGATCCACACTTGGCCGGAATATGGCACCGCCTGCGTGGACATCTTCCTGTGCGCGGCGACCCATGATCTCCAGGCCGGGCTCGACGCGATCGTGCTGCGGCTGGAAGCCAAGGTAGAGCGCTGCACGGTGATGGAGCGAACGTTTCAACGATAA